A window of the Microbacterium sp. AZCO genome harbors these coding sequences:
- a CDS encoding alpha-hydroxy acid oxidase, which produces MVHRQLPNPGELLELMKFKKPELDGKKRRLDAALTIYDLRAIAKRRTPKAAFDYTDGAAEGELSLSRARQAFEDIEFHPDVLRPAENVDTSVEILGGSSALPFGIAPTGFTRLMQTEGEVAGASAAGAAGIPFTLSTLGTTSIEGVKAANPHGRNWFQLYVMRDREISYALARRAAEAGFDTLQFTVDTPVAGARLRDKRNGFSIPPQLTVGTIINAIPRPWWWYDFLTTPKLEFASLSTTGGTVGELLNAAMDPTISYDDLAVIREIWPGKIVVKGVQNVHDSKRLIDAGVDGIILSNHGGRQLDRAPIPFHLLPQVVREVGKDATVMVDTGIMNGADIVASIALGAKFTLIGRAYLYGLMAGGREGVDRTIAILRTEIERTMKLLGVSTLAELEPRHVTQLQRLTPVAAAAAPRGARAAATSRL; this is translated from the coding sequence ATGGTTCACCGACAGCTGCCCAATCCCGGAGAGCTCCTCGAGCTCATGAAGTTCAAGAAGCCCGAGCTCGACGGCAAGAAGCGCCGGCTCGACGCGGCGCTCACGATCTACGACCTGCGCGCGATCGCGAAGCGCCGCACGCCCAAGGCGGCGTTCGACTACACGGACGGCGCCGCGGAGGGCGAACTGTCTCTCTCGCGCGCCCGCCAGGCGTTCGAGGACATCGAATTCCACCCCGACGTCCTCCGTCCCGCCGAGAACGTCGACACTTCGGTGGAGATCCTCGGCGGGTCCTCGGCGCTGCCCTTCGGCATCGCCCCCACCGGCTTCACGCGCCTGATGCAGACCGAGGGCGAGGTCGCTGGGGCATCCGCGGCCGGGGCCGCCGGCATCCCGTTCACCCTCTCGACCCTCGGCACGACCTCGATCGAGGGCGTGAAGGCGGCGAACCCGCACGGACGCAACTGGTTCCAGCTCTACGTGATGCGCGATCGCGAGATCTCGTACGCGCTCGCCCGCCGGGCCGCCGAGGCGGGCTTCGACACGCTGCAGTTCACCGTCGACACCCCGGTCGCCGGCGCCCGCCTCCGCGACAAGCGGAACGGGTTCTCGATCCCCCCGCAGCTCACGGTCGGCACGATCATCAACGCGATCCCGCGTCCGTGGTGGTGGTACGACTTCCTCACCACCCCGAAGCTCGAGTTCGCATCGCTGTCCACGACCGGCGGCACGGTCGGGGAACTGCTGAACGCCGCGATGGACCCCACGATCAGCTACGACGACCTCGCCGTCATCCGCGAGATCTGGCCGGGCAAGATCGTCGTCAAGGGCGTGCAGAACGTCCACGACTCGAAGCGACTCATCGACGCGGGCGTGGACGGGATCATCCTGTCCAACCACGGCGGCCGCCAGCTCGACCGCGCTCCCATCCCGTTCCACCTGCTCCCGCAGGTCGTGCGCGAAGTCGGCAAGGACGCGACCGTCATGGTCGACACCGGCATCATGAACGGCGCCGACATCGTCGCGTCGATCGCGCTCGGCGCGAAGTTCACCCTGATCGGCCGGGCATACCTGTACGGCCTCATGGCGGGCGGGCGCGAAGGCGTCGATCGGACGATCGCGATCCTGCGCACCGAGATCGAACGGACGATGAAGCTCCTCGGCGTCTCGACCCTCGCCGAACTCGAGCCCCGGCACGTCACCCAGCTGCAGCGCCTCACGCCGGTCGCGGCCGCCGCCGCACCCCGCGGGGCGCGAGCGGCGGCGACGAGCAGGCTCTGA